From one Solanum lycopersicum chromosome 12, SLM_r2.1 genomic stretch:
- the LOC101258539 gene encoding dehydration-responsive element-binding protein 1E-like, whose amino-acid sequence MNNSSNSCSSIPSDEGSIILESSNKSKKRAAGRKKFKETRHPVFRGVRKRDNDKWVCEIREPTKQKRIWLGTYLTAEMAARAHDVAALALKGELAKLNFADSAWRLQVPVSKDPKELRQAAARAVEAFENVREVAPQENNIVVDCNMMVDENDKSNSCGIEEWVANMEEESLFSPNPCLFGSHFNWDDHVESDVEVSLWNYTI is encoded by the coding sequence ATGAATAACTCGAGTAATTCGTGTTCTTCGATACCTTCAGATGAAGGAAGTATTATATTAGAATCGTCTAACAAGTCGAAGAAGCGAGCGGCCGGGAGGAAAAAGTTCAAAGAAACACGTCACCCGGTGTTTCGAGGAGTGAGAAAGAGAGACAATGACAAGTGGGTTTGCGAAATTCGCGAACCCACTAAACAAAAGCGAATATGGTTAGGTACGTACCTAACCGCGGAAATGGCTGCACGTGCTCATGACGTAGCTGCATTAGCGCTTAAAGGAGAATTAGCCAAGCTGAATTTTGCGGACTCGGCTTGGCGTTTACAAGTTCCGGTGTCTAAGGACCCGAAAGAGTTACGCCAAGCGGCTGCTAGAGCCGTCGAGGCGTTCGAGAATGTGAGGGAAGTAGCACCACAAGAGAATAATATCGTAGTAGATTGTAATATGATGGTCGATGAAAATGATAAGAGTAACTCATGTGGGATAGAGGAATGGGTTGCAAATATGGAAGAGGAAAGTTTGTTTTCACCAAATCCATGTTTATTTGGGAGTCATTTCAATTGGGATGATCATGTggaaagtgatgttgaggtgtccTTGTGGAATTATACTATTTGA